Below is a window of Gammaproteobacteria bacterium DNA.
CGGTGGCGGTGGAGCTGTTCTGGCACCCTTCCTGGCCAAGCATCTCAAGGGCGAGATAATTCCGGTCGAGCCGGGGACTGATACGCGGCTGAATAACGTGCGCGGCTACTGGAAGTATGGCAAGCGTCTGTGGGCGCGTGCGGCAACCGCAACGGCAACCAAATAGCAACGCTGTTTTTTGAAATTATAAGGAATGTAAATTTCAACTTGATCCGCACTTTGGCGCCTCGCTAGAATTCCGGTTCTGTTATCTACCGGAGAGCGGGAATGAAAAGACTGGTCGTGATCGCCGCCCTGATGGCTGTAGCCGCCGGGGCTCAGGCCTACAGCATCAAGCACAGCTATTCAGGCGAGAACAAATCTATCGAGTACTACGGCGCCTGTGACAGCGGCCAGCTGATCAAGATCACCGAGCACTCCGATGGGCGCTTTTCTTTCGAGGGCCCGGCGGGCAGCGGCACGCTGCGTGGCCGCGGCAGTCTCGACAAGGCGGCAGCTGCCGCCTGCGGCGAATAAAAACGCGTCGGTATGTGATCTGGCACACACTACCGCCTCCTGCGCGTTGCTAATCTCGTAAGCTCGAAACCGCCGCAGTTGCGCGCGGTGCCAGGTTTGCCTATGTCCATGCTCGTCGAAAACGAGGAAACGGTTGCAGTCGACCCGACGGCCGAAATGCTGGCGCGGGTGGACACGCGGTCTTCGATGGCACGCGATGCCATCATCAATGAAAAACCGCATTGCGACGAGGCAATCGGACAGTTCTTCCAGGCCCTGTTGCACATGCTGGATGCGGCGCAGGTTGAAGGGCCGGATGATCAGCCGCTGGACGAGCGCGTGCTGCAACAACTGGCGCTGATCAAGCCGTGGCGGGATCACTATCTCCGGTTCGTCGAGCTGGCAATCACCAGTGAACGCAGCGCGGCAATTCACGAGGCCAACCGGGCATTTCTGGGCCGTCTGCTCAGTTACAAGCATGCACCGCGCGACGTGATTCATTTCAATCACCTGTGGTGCGATCACTACCGGTTTGCAATTCGCGAGGTGTTCATTTCGGTGATCGCCCTGCTGCTGGCGAACCGCGATTTCGATCAGGCAAATCAGTACCTGAACGCAGAATATCGCTTCGAGACTGATCGCGGTCCGCAGCGGGCAAATTTTCTGCTGTTCGACTCGTATATCAAATCACTGGACGAATTTCGTAACCGCCGATTGCGACTGAACCGGCTGTCGGTCGGAGCCGATCTGTTAAAAGAACGTGCCGACCTGAATTTCCTGACATTTGACGAGATGATGCAGGCAGACTTTGTCCTTTGTATCCGCGGCCTGTTGCATCATCCGCAGGCGCTGACCCGCTGGTTTCCGCGTACGCTGGTGTATGCAGAGCGCTACGAGGGCACCGGGTTTGATCTGTTTATTTCGGCCCAGTCAAAACGCGAGTTTCCCGGCATCCAGACCTTGTTACAGGTGAAAGACAAAGACGACCTGATCCGGCGGTTCGGCCAGGTGTCACAACAATGCGCGCTGCCGCAGTGGAAATTCGGTGGCGTGCCAATACCGTTTGCCAGTTTTATGGGTCTGGAGGCGCTGGCGACGCGTTGATCTGCATCCGCTTGGCACACCGCGTTCCAGGATTTATTCTGTGCCGATGGGCACTGAAAAAGACGATGATGAGCGCAGCCGCCTGACGCCGCTGCAGTATGCCGTTACCCGGGAGGCGGCGACCGAGCCGGCCTTCAGTGGCGATCACGTGTACAACAAGGATGACGGCACCTATCGCTGCGTCTGTTGCGACAGCGTGTTGTTCAACTCTGCCACAAAATATGACTCGGGTAGCGGTTGGCCCAGTTTCACCGCTCCCGAGGGGAATCAGGCTGTCAGCACTCGGCTCGACACCAGCCACGGCATGCGCCGGCTGGAGGTCAGTTGCGCCAACTGTTCTGCACACCTGGGCCACGTTTTCGATGACGGGCCGGGAGAGGACGGCAAGCGGTTCTGCATCAACTCTGCCGCACTGAACTTCGATCCCGATACCGGAGAACAGTCTTGAACCGCTTTGCAGTGACACTGCTGGGCGCGCTGCTGGCCGCGCCCGCGCCCGCCCGTACGCTGATTCATGCCGGCACGCTGCTGCATCCGGAGGGCCGGTCACAGCAGCAGGTGACTGTGGTAGTCGCCGGGCAGCGCATTGCTGCAGTCGAGCCGGGGTTTGTGCCGGCACGGGACGGCGATGTATTAATCGATCTGAGCAATCTGACCGTTATGCCCGGCCTGATGGATATGCACGTGCACCTCAGCTCGGTGTACAGCCGTAATTCTTACCTTGAGAAATTCCAGCTCGATGCTGCTGATCTGGCGTTACGCGCCGCGGCAGCGGCCGGCAAGACGCTACGCGCTGGCTTCACTACCGTGCGTGATCTTGGTGACAGCTTCAACGTTACCGTAGCGTTGCGTGACGCTATCGGGAAGGGCTATGTCGACGGCCCGCGCATTTATACCGCAGCCAAGTCACTCGGGACCACCGGCGGCCATGCCGACCCGACCAACGGCTGGCGTATGGATTTGCGTGGCGACCCCGGACCGAAGCAGGGAGTGGTAAACGGTGTCGACGATGTGCGCAAGGCGGTGCGGCAGCGTTACAAGGACGGTGCCGACCTGATCAAGATCACCGCAACAGGTGGCGTGCTGAGCGTAGCCAAGAGTGGACAGAACCCGCAGTTCACCACGGCTGAGATCGAAGCCGTGGTGGCAACCGCAGCTGATTACGGCTTCCACGTTGCCGCGCATGCACATGGAGCCGAAGGGATGAAGCGCGCGATCCGTGCAGGTGTCCGCTCTATTGAGCACGGCACCTATATGGATGCCGAAGTGATACGCCTGATGAAACGCAATGGCACTTTCTATGTGCCTACCATTGCGGCCGGGAAATGGGTTGGCGAAAAGGCGAAACTCGACGGCTTCTTTCCGGAGCTCGTCCGCCCAAAGGCGGCCGCTATCGGTCCACAAATTCAGGATACCTTCAGCGCGGCTTTCGAAGCCGGCGTCAAGATCGCATTCGGCACTGACAGCGGCGTCTCGGCGCACGGCGACAATGCGCTGGAGTTCGGTTATATGGTGGCCGGCGGCATGAGCCCGGCAGAGGCTGTTCGCTCGGCGACGCTGACGGCAGCACAGCTGTTGGACGTCGACGACGAACTCGGCAGCGTCGAAGCCGGCAAGCTCGCTGACCTTATTGCTGTAGTCGGAGATCCTCTGGCGGACGTCAGCGTGTTGCGTGACGTACGCTTCGTGATGAAGGACGGCAAAGTCTACGTGAATCGCTGAGTTGAGCTGGACGCGCCTGACAGTCTCATTTATTGGCGGCACAGTAGTTGTGCTGGCGCTGTTGCTGGTCGGGCTGAAGTTTTTCTATCGCGGGAATGCGGTGGCAGCACCTGCGATCGATGCCTTCGAAGTGGAGTTGCTCACTCCGGAAGAGGCCGCCCGACTGCTCGGTATCGAGCATCGTCGCAGGCTGCCACAGCCACCGGCCGCAGCCCCGTTGCCTGAGCGGGCAGAGCCGCCGCCGGAGCGCTAACCCGACTGGCGTTCTGCCAGGGTGCGCGCCTGCTGAATCCACTGGTCACGCACGATGCGCCCCGGAAAGCTTTTCAGGTGGCGTGCGACCCACAGGATGTCCTTGTCCGAAAAGCCGGCAATTTGCCGAAAGTGGAAAACGCCGATCTTGTTCAGCTGCATCTCCAGTTTCGGGCCGATGCCGTAGATCGCCTGCAGGTTGTCTTTCTGCCCCTGCGGGGCTGTCAGGGTCCAGTCGGGCTCATAAGTCTCGGGTTGTGGCCGGCCGGCGTCGCTGATCGGCAGGTCCTGCTGGCGCTGTTTTTCAGGCGTGACCGGAGTGACGGTAGCTGCCGGGTCCGCAGGACGAGTGGCTGTGGGGGCTGCTTTGTCACCGGATCCGGCCGCTGTTGTGGCTGCCGGCTGGTCTGCAGGACGGGCCTGGTATGCGCGCGCAGTCTTGTCGCCAGACCTGTCTGCAGCGGCAACAGCGCCGGCTTCTGCCTCACGCAGTGCCTGGCCGCGCAGCCCGCGCATTTCCTTTTGCAGTGATGCAATGGTGTTAATAGCGTGCTGGCGTTCCTGCCCCATCCGGCCGATTTCGCTTTCGCGGTCACGCAGTCGCTGGATCAGCATTTCTTTTTCGTTGGCCAGGCGATCGAGCTGGGCCTGCAGCTGCTTTGCTGTTGCCTTCTGCTCGGCAAGATGGCCCTGCAGGCGGGTATTCAGTTGCGCGGTGTGTTCTGTCCGGCTGGACTGAGCGTCAGTCTGGCGCGAAGCTGGCGTCTTTGATTGCTGGCGCAATTCCCTGATTGCGGCATCGCGCTGCTGCACCTGCTGCCTCAGTGTGGCAATTTCGTTTCGGGCGGCGGCTTCGTTGCCACTGTCGGCTGTGGCTACCGCCAGAGGTTGCGCCTGTTGCAGCTGCGCCAGCCTTGCGCGCCAGCGCGCTTCTACGGTTTCGGTTTGTGCCGAGGTTCCCAACCCGCGCAGCAGCCAGCCGACACTGGCGCCGACAACGAATGTGAACAGCAGGCAGAGTATTATTTGTCCGATCAGGTACAGCATCTAGTTGCTCTCGAAGACGAATTCAATTCGCCTGTTGATGGCCCGGTCTGCAGCGGTCTCGTTCGCCACCAGCGGTCGTTCCTCACCATAACCCCGCGCTGACAGCCTGCCCAGGCTGATCCCGCGCGTCACCAGGTGCTCCATTACTGCCTCGGCGCGACGCTGGCTCAGCGCGAGGTTGTTTTCTTCCAGCCCCTGGTCGTCGGTATGTCCTTCGATGACGACACGGGCGCCGGAGCAGCGCTTCAGCACGGCCGCGAGCTCGTCCAGCAATTGCCGGCTCGCCCCGGTGAGCGTTGCAGATGCGGTATCAAACAGTATTTTCCGCGCGCCAAGAGCCGCGCTGAAGGCTGTCTGGCAACCGCCCGCCGAAAGCGTTCGCGGTGCGGTCAGTTCATCGGGTGTGGCGGTCGTGCGATTGAGATTGACGCGCCGAGCCAGTTCGGGAGATGTACGCAGCACTGATTCGAGTTCCTTACGTGGCCCCGTTTGCACGGTCCCGGAGTAGCCGTCCGGCAATTCGTTGGCAACCAGTTCGCGCACTATCTGGTCGCCTTCGCGCGTTGCTGTTATTCCGGTCACGTGTAACGCCTGTTCGACAAGATTGATTTCGCCGAACACGAGTTCGTCGGCGATCTCCAGCGCCACGGCGGCAGCCTGCAGCCAGCCGTCCGGTGCGTTGGCCGCTTCAGTAAGTTGTGCTTCAACGGCAGCGATACCAAACCGGGCCTGTGCCAACTCAACCAGCTCGCTGTGCTGGCGCACACCCGGTACCGCGCCGTCGAGCACCAGTCGCTGGTCGACAACCGTCATGCGGGTACGGAAAGTTTCACCGGGCGGCGGCGGGCGGGACCGGGTTGGCACCGACGCGGTCGTTGCGGCTTGTGACGAACCTTCCGTGACAAAAGCCTCGACGGTGTCGAGCGAACTGCTGACCTTTCTTGCGCCCCACACTGCAGCAACCTGCTGCGCCGCCGCGCGAGCCTGTTCGTCCGGAGCGACCCCGGCAAGCAATATGTCACGGCCATCCACCTCCACTTTGGCCCAGCCCATCCGCTGGTCACGCAGCTCGGCTTCGGCACGCATCGCAAGGTCTGCCTCGATGGCAGGCACATTGTGACGAATGCACAAGCCACCAAATACGACTACCGCCAGGGTGCCGGCGCCAATAATCGTTAGTCGAGAGAGAGCGTCTGTAGTCACTCGGGGGCCGGCTGCTGCGGAGGATTCGCCATTCTAACGGCGGCCCGGCCTCGCGCAAACCGCCCGCAATGTTGTTGCTGCGGCACGCTTGCTGCTACCGTTAGCGTTCGACACGGGTCGGAGCACGACTTGGAACACCATTTAACCGTAATTATCGTCGCCATTGTGGCCCTGGGCGTTGGCGCCCAGTGGATTGCCTGGCGCACCCATCTGCCTGCAATCATCCTGCTGGCTGTCGCCGGGCTGCTGGCTGGTCCGGTTTTCGGCGTAATCGATCCATCAGCAGAGTTCGGCTCAAAACTTCCCTCAGTTATCAGCCTGTGTGTCGCCATTATCCTGTTCGAGGGCGGACTCAACCTGCAGCTGCACGAACTGAAAGTTGCCGCTGCTGGCGTGCGACGACTGGTTTATGCCGGAGCGCCGCTGGCGTGGGGATTTTCTACCGCGGCTGCGCACTATATCGGCGGCATCGGCTGGCCGGTGGCATCGGTGTTTGGCGCCATCATGGTCGTGACCGGGCCGACAGTCATCATGCCGATGCTGCGTCAGGCCAGGCTGAACCGGCGCACCGCCTCATATTTTAAGTGGGAAGGCATCGTCAACGACCCGATTGGCGCGTTGCTGGCGGTGCTCGTGTTCCAGTTCATCTCATTCCAGGATCTGGGTATAGCCGGTGTTGTACAGGGCCTGGGCTGGGCCCTGCTGTCGGGTGGCCTGCTTGGTGGTGTAGGCGGGTGGCTGACCGGTATCGCCTTCAAAAAAGGCATGGTGCCTGAATACCTGAAGTCGCCGGTGATGCTGGGTCTGGTGCTGGTCGTTTATGTGTTGTCGAACCAGCTGCAGAGCGAGGCCGGGCTGCTGGCAGTAACGATTATGGGCATCACGGTCGGCAACATGCGCCTGGCGGGAATCCAGGACATGAAGCGTTTCAAGGAGTACATCACCGTGATGCTGGTTGCGGTGGTTTTTGTGATCCTGACGGCGGACCTCGATCGCGAAGTGCTGGGGCGTATTGACTGGCGTGGTGCTGCGCTGGTTGCCTCGGTGCTGCTGCTGACACGGCCGGCAACAATCATGCTTGCAACGGTGGGCGCGGGAATGGATATGCGCGACCGTCTGCTGCTGTCGTGGATAGCGCCGCGCGGTATCGTGGCCGCGGCAACCGCTGGTGTGATGGGAACCGCGCTGGCCAAGCGTGCCGCGGAGCTTGGCCCCGAAGGCGCTTTGCTCGCTGCCGATGCCCAGTCACTGCTGCCGCTGGTGTTTGCGGTTATCTTTGCCACGGTCTTTTTTCACGGCATCAGCATCCGCTGGCTGGCACGGCGGCTCGAGCTGGCCACCGGTGACGAGGCCACCATGCTGATTGTCGGCGCCTCGCCGTGGTCTATCGCGCTCGCGACCAAGCTCAACGAGATCGGCGTGCAGGTGCTTGTTGCCGACAGCTCCTGGCACAAGCTGCGCAATGCCCGCCTTGCCGGCATACCGGTTTTCTACGGCGAGATTCTCTCTGACTTCGCCGAAGAGTCGGTGGAAATCAGTCACGTCGGAACCGTTCTGGCAGCAACCAGCAACGATGCCTACAACGCGCTGGTTTGCACTGCGCTGTCGCACGAAGTCGGGCGCAGTAAGGTGTTCCAGCTGCCGATGGGCGCCGGTGACGAGGAAGATCCACGTGGCGTATCGCGGCCGCTACGGGGCCAGCCGGCGTTCGATCAAAACGCAGTATTCGAGCGGCTTTGGCGGCTGCAGGTGCGTGGCTGGAAGTTCTACCGCACCCGTATCACCGAAAACTACAAGTACAGTGATTTTCTGCGCGATTTTCCTGCCGAAGGCATCCAGATCATGTTGTTACGCGCCGACGGCGGTTATCGTCTGATGTCGACAACCGACACCCGTGAGCCCGCAGTCGGCGAGACGATTCTGTACTTTGCACCCGAACGCCAGGTGGCACGCGAGCGCCCTGACACTGACAGCGACGGCGTAACACCGGCACCGGTTCTGGCATGAGCCGGCCACAGGCCGAGCGACTGCAGCTGGCGGGCCCGGCCGGCGAACTGGAGACGATGGTGGAATCGCCACCCGGGCCGGCGGGCGTTGCAGTTATCTGCCATCCGCATCCGTTGTACCACGGCACCATGACAAACAAGGTGGTGCACACTCTTGCGCGCGCTTTCAACGATCTCAACTACGCGGCAGTACGGTTTAATTTTCGCGGCGTCGGCAACAGTGGCGGCGAATATGCCGATGCAATTGGCGAGACCGACGATGTGCTCGCGGTGGCAGACTGGGCACGTCAGCGCTGGGCTGACCTGCCGCTGTGGCTGGCCGGATTTTCGTTTGGCTCTTACGTTTCGCTGCACGCTGCCGCGCGGGTGCAGCCACACGGGCTGGTTTCGGTAGCCGTTCCGGTGCAGCGTTTTGATGTCGGCGCACTGCGGCAGCCACAGTGTCCGTGGATCGTGATACAGGGCGATCATGACGAGCTGGTCGAGGCAGACGAGGTTGTCACCTGGATCGACAGTCTCGAACCCGGACCGGAACTGGTGGTCCTGGAGGGCGTCGACCATTTTTTTCATGGCCGTCTGCGTGAGTTGCGCCAGGTGGTGACGAGCCTTGTGCAGCCGCACCTGGCAACGTGATGTTGTCATGCTGAAAAAACTGCGGGAGTTACTGGGCGGCGTCGCTGCGGAGGCTGCTGACGATGCAGACGGCGATGGCCTGCTGCGGGTAGCCACTGCAGCCCTGCTGGTGGAAATGGCGCGCGCCGATTTTTCCGAGGACGGCATCGAGCACGAGGAAATAGTTCGTGCGCTGCAGCAGCATTTCGCGCTGGACCTCGCTGCAGCACAGCAGCTACTGCGCGGTGCTGGTGACAGCGCTGACAAGGCGGTTTCCCTGCATCAGTTCACACGCCTGTTACACGAGCAGCTCGAGCCGCCAGAGAAACAGAAAATTGTCGAAATGCTATGGCGGGTGGCGCTGGCAGACGCAGTGCTCGACAAGCACGAAGATCATTTAGTGCGAAAAATCGCAGACCTGCTTTACGTTTCCCATGCCGACCTGGTACGGCTGAAGCATCGCGTACTCGGCGAACTCGACGCAGGTAAGGCATAAAAAAACCGGCGCCACTGGCGCCGGTTTTTTCCTGTCCTGCGGCTGCAGGTTAAACCATATCTTTGAGACCCTTCAGCGGGGAAACCTTGACCACTTTGCGTGCCGGCTTCGCCTTGAAAATAGTCGGCTCGCCAGTGAACGGGTTGATGCCTTCGCGTTCTTTTGTTGGCGGTTTTTTCACGACCTTGATTTTCATCAGGCCGGGAACCGAGAAAACGCCCGGGCCGCGACGGCCGAGGTTTTTCTTGATCAGAGTTTGCAGGCTGTCGAATACTGCACCGACTTCTTTCCTAGTCAGACCAGTATCGTCAGAAATAAAGCGCATTATTTCGCCCTTTGTCGGCGGCTTCGCCGCAGTGCTTTTGGTAGCCATTTACGTCTCCTCAAAGAAGTGTTTTAACCTGAAAATAAAGCAGTATCGTGCCACGTCTCCGGCGAGAAAAATAGCACAAGATACCGGGGAAGGTAAGCTGTTTCGCGTAACAGTCTGCGGCCGGAATCGGCGCCTAGCGCGTGAAGAACTGTTGCTGGAAACGCACGGTCATCGGGCTGGTCGTTGCGTCGGGCGTGGCCTCGATATCAAAAACCAGTACTTCGCCATCGGCCACATTGATGGTACCGATGTAGTAAGTCGCATCACCCTCTGTGAGAGGACGTAGCTCTAAGTTCTTGAGTTGCCCCGTTAGATTCGTTGTCTTTGCGGTGACATTTCCTTTCACCGAGCGTCCCAGGGTGCCCACTTCCTTTCGGATCATGACGATGTTCAGCATCGCCCGTGACTTGCTGCGCGTGATGCCGAAATTGCGCGCCACGTCGGCCGGCAGCTGATCGGTGGTCAGCGCATTATAGTGCAGCACGTAGTCGCCGAAGTCCTTCGAGCGCTCCGTTGCCTGGGGTGCCGCGGGCCTTGACGCGCTCGAATCGGGGTTCCCGCCGCCACAGGCGGCAAGCAGGCTGGATCCCAGCAGCAGGCTGGCGGCCCACACGAGTCTGGTTTTCATGCGCGATATCTCCCTGGGCGATGCGGCGATCCGGCGTACTATAGCGTATTTGAACGCCGTTCCGAACCCGTCGCGCTAGCCGGGTGCGCGTGGTTCGACGCCGTCAGGCAAGGCAGCGGGTGTCCTGATACGCACGCGCTTGCGCCGGCCGGCGGTACCATTTTCTATGGTCACTGCCGCACGGGTGACCGCACACATGGCCGCAAGCAGGCTCACGACGTCTTCATTGGCGCGGCCGGCTTCCGCCGGGGCAGTTACCTTGAGTTTCAGCGCGTCACCGTGCAGCCCGACAATGCCGGCCACCCTCGCGCGTGGCTGCACATGTAATGTCAGTATCAGGTCCGCACCATCCCAGCGGTACCAGCTCACATCCATTCGCTGAGCAGGATGATGAAAGCCTGGATGGCGAGCAGGGCAAACAACGGCGACAGGTCTATGCCAGCGATCGGCGGGACAATTTTCTGGATCGGGCGCAGTACCGGTGCGGTCAGCGTACGGAGTACCTCGGAGACCGGATGATACGGAGCGAACCACGACAGCAGCACCTGACCGATGATGAGAAACATCATGATCTGCAGAAACATGAAGCCCAGCGCTATCAGGCTGCCAAGCAGCAGGCCGGGAACGTTGACGATCGGTTGTCCCAGTACCAGGTTGCTGACGACGCTGGCGAGTACCGTGAGCAGGTAGGCGATCAACAGCGTGGAAAAGTCGATGCCGCGAAAGCCTGGCACGAAGCGTCGCACCGGCCGTACCAGCGGATTAGTCAGCTGGAAGATAAATTGCGACAGCGGATTGCTGAAATCGGCCCGGGTCCACTGCAGCATGAAGCGCAGCACAAAAGTGATGATGTACAGGTCAAATAGTGTGCTGAGGATAAATTCCAGTGCGCGCATCGGCGTTACTCCTGGCCAAATTCGTCGGCGAGTTCGATGCCCCGGTCGCGCGCTGCGCGGATCGCGGTGCTGATCAGGTTGCGCAGTTCTGCGCTGTCGAGAGTTGCGAGCGCGGCGGCGGTAGTGCCGCCCGGCGAGGTAACCCGGTGTCGCAGCACCTCGATATCCTCGCCGGTTTCCAGCGCCATGCGTGCCGCTCCCAGCGCGGTCTCGACCGTAAGCAGTCGTGCAATGTCGGCCGGCAAGCCGAGTTCTGTGGCAGACCGGGCAATCACTTCCATGAACAGGAAGAAATAGGCCGGCCCGCTGCCGGAGACTGCCGTAACTGCATCCATCAGCGTTTCATCATCAAGCCAGACGACGGCACCGACTGCACGCAATAAAGATTCGGCAATTTCACGCTGCTGTTCGCTGGTGTGAGCATTGGCATAAAGCGCCGTCGCGCCGCTGCGTAACAGGGCAGGCGTATTGGGCATGGCGCGCACGATTGCCGGCTTACCACCAAGCCACCGGCGTATATCAGGCTCGCGTATTCCGGCGGCGATAGAAACGATCAGCTTGTCGTTGCAGTCAGCTGCCGCTAGCTCGCTGGCGACTGCGGCAAGCACCTGCGGTTTCACCGCAAGGACGATGACATCAGCCATAGCTGCGGCAGCGGCATTGGTGGCCGCAGTGCGTACGCCGAATGTTTGTTGCAGGACATCACGCTGATCGGGATCGGGGTCGGCAGCGCACAACGAGGCGGGGTCCGAACCGTCGGCGATGAGGCCGCCAATAAGGCTGCGCGCCATATTACCGGCGCCGATGAAACAGATGTTGGTTGCAGACATTAACTTAGGATAACCAGCAGCAGAGTTACAGGGCAATCAGGCGCGTGCGCCAAACACCGCTGTTCCGATGCGGACCATGGTCGAACCGGCGGCTATGGCAGCCTCCAGGTCGCCGGATGTTCCCATCGATAGCGTGTCCAGACCGTGGCCTGCGGCGCGCAATGTCTCGTACAGGTCCCGCGTACGCTCGAAATGAACGGCGGCAAGCCGCGCTTCGGTCTCCAGCGGTGGCATGCACATGAGTCCACGCAGGCGCAGGCGCGGCATCGCAGCGATTGTGGCTGCCAGCTGGTCAATCCCGGTGATGGCCGCGCCCGGCCGCGCCGGGTCGTCGCTCAGCCGCACCTGGATACAGACATTCAGGGGCGGTTGATGTTGTCCGCGCTGGTCGTTCAGTCGTTGCGCAATACGCTGACGATCAACCGTCTGCACCCAGTCAAATTCGGTCGCAATATCGCGGGTCTTGTTGCTCTGAACCCTGCCGATAAAGTGCCAGACGGCGCCGGAATCGCGCAGCTTCTGGATTTTGACGGTTGCTTCCTGTAGATAGTTTTCACCGAAGTCACGCTGACCTGCATCGAGGGCCGCTGATATCAGTTCCGGCGGTTTGGTCTTCGATACAGCAATTAGGCGGATTTCAGCGGGATCCCGGCCAGCCTGCCCGGCGGCAGCGGCAATCCGATCATGGATTTTGCTAAGTGTGACTGTGACTTGCGTCATACTGGCGTATGGGGTGCTCGGCTATACTACGTCGCGCGCAGTAGTCAGGCGCTCTGGGCGATGTTGTAACTCGTTGTTTTGCCTGATGTAACTCACGCAGGAAAATCCTATGGCTGTTGACATTTCGCAACTTCTTGCCTTTGGCGTCAAGAACAACGCCTCAGATCTGCATTTATCGGCCGGAATGCCGCCGATGATCCGGGTCGACGGTGATATGAAGCGCATCAATATGCCGTCGCTGGAGCACAAAGAAGTGCACAGCATGGTGTACGACATCATGAATGACAAGCAGCGCAAGGACTTTGAAGAGTTCCTCGAGACTGACTTTTCATTCGAAATTCCGGGCCTGGCCCGGTTTCGCGTTAATGCCTATAACCACAACCGGGGCGCCGGCGCGGTGTTTCGTACCATTCCTTCAAAGATTCTCAGCCTGGAGGATCTCAACGCACCCAAGATCTTCAAGGAAATTGCGCTTACCGCGCGCGGCATTGTGCTGGTTACCG
It encodes the following:
- a CDS encoding YggS family pyridoxal phosphate-dependent enzyme; amino-acid sequence: MTQVTVTLSKIHDRIAAAAGQAGRDPAEIRLIAVSKTKPPELISAALDAGQRDFGENYLQEATVKIQKLRDSGAVWHFIGRVQSNKTRDIATEFDWVQTVDRQRIAQRLNDQRGQHQPPLNVCIQVRLSDDPARPGAAITGIDQLAATIAAMPRLRLRGLMCMPPLETEARLAAVHFERTRDLYETLRAAGHGLDTLSMGTSGDLEAAIAAGSTMVRIGTAVFGARA
- a CDS encoding pyrroline-5-carboxylate reductase, giving the protein MSATNICFIGAGNMARSLIGGLIADGSDPASLCAADPDPDQRDVLQQTFGVRTAATNAAAAAMADVIVLAVKPQVLAAVASELAAADCNDKLIVSIAAGIREPDIRRWLGGKPAIVRAMPNTPALLRSGATALYANAHTSEQQREIAESLLRAVGAVVWLDDETLMDAVTAVSGSGPAYFFLFMEVIARSATELGLPADIARLLTVETALGAARMALETGEDIEVLRHRVTSPGGTTAAALATLDSAELRNLISTAIRAARDRGIELADEFGQE